The following coding sequences lie in one Musa acuminata AAA Group cultivar baxijiao chromosome BXJ3-1, Cavendish_Baxijiao_AAA, whole genome shotgun sequence genomic window:
- the LOC103991523 gene encoding calmodulin-binding transcription activator 3 isoform X4: protein MACARKGGSTSQLDIEQILVEARRRWLRPAEICEILQNYRKFRIAPGPPNRPPSGSLFLFDRKVLRYFRKDGHNWRKKKDGKTVKEAHERLKVGSVDMLHCYYAHGEENEKFQRRSYWMLEADLMNIVLVHYREVKDKTSRSLTRDVEEVVQDTQMDNPIVEEVVQAMQMDNPITSNSATSQSQLASQSFGVDSPSSAHTSEYEDAELAYLKPNSLHHIVIKQVPDTTLSLRCGSMMIDE, encoded by the exons ATGGCGTGCGCCAGGAAGGGTGGATCGACCTCTCAGTTAG ATATTGAGCAGATACTTGTGGAAGCACGACGTCGATGGCTACGTCCTGCTGAAATTTGTGAAATACTCCAAAACTATAGGAAATTTCGTATTGCACCAGGGCCGCCAAATAGACCTCCTA GTGGGTCTTTGTTTCTTTTTGATAGAAAGGTGTTAAGGTACTTCAGGAAGGATGGGCATAACTGGAGAAAGAAAAAGGATGGGAAGACTGTAAAAGAAGCTCATGAGAGGCTAAAA GTTGGAAGTGTTGATATGCTTCATTGTTACTATGCTCATGGTGAAGAGAATGAAAAATTTCAAAGACGAAGTTATTGGATGTTGGAAGC GGACCTCATGAACATTGTTCTTGTACATTATCGTGAAGTCAAG GATAAAACAAGTCGAAGCCTTACTAGAGACGTTGAAGAAGTTGTGCAAGATACTCAAATGGATAATCCTATCGTTGAAGAAGTTGTGCAAGCTATGCAAATGGATAATCCTATCACTTCTAATTCTGCCACAAGCCAGAGTCAGCTGGCTTCACAATCTTTTGGCGTTGATAGCCCCAGTAGTGCACACACTTCAGAATATGAAGATGCTGAATTGG CATATCTAAAGCCAAATTCATTGCACCACATAGTTATCAAACAAGTTCCAGATACCACACTTTCATTGAGATGTGGCAGTATGATGATCGATGAATGA
- the LOC135629519 gene encoding inositol-3-phosphate synthase-like, producing MFIEKFKVESPNVRYAEDEIEAVYHYETTELVHESRDGAYHWIVKPKTVRYNFKTHTRVPKLGVMLVGWGGNNGSTLTAGVIANREGISWATKDKVQQANYFGSLTQASTIRVGSFNGEEIYAPFKSLLPMVNPDDIVFGGWDISNMNLADAMARAMVLDIDLQKQLRPYMEAMVPLPGIFDPDFVAANQSGRANSVIKGTKKEQVQRIIKDIREFKEKTKTDKVVVLWTANTERYSDVIVGLNDTMENLMASLEKNEAEISPSTLYGIACVLENVPFINGSPQNTFVPGLIEMAIQRNTLIGGDDFKSGQTKMKSVLVDFLVGAGIKPTSIVSYNHLGNNDGMNLSAPQTFRSKEISKSNVVDDMVSSNGILYETGEHPDHVIVIKYVPYVGDSKRAMDEYTSEIFMGGKSTIVLHNTCEDSLLAAPIILDLVLLAELSSRIQLKFDGEDKFHSFHPVSAILSYLTKAPLVPPGTPVVNALSKQRAMLENILRACIGLAPENNMNLEYK from the exons ATGTTTATAGAGAAGTTTAAGGTGGAGAGCCCCAACGTGCGGTACGCGGAGGACGAGATCGAGGCGGTGTACCACTACGAGACCACGGAGCTGGTGCACGAGAGCCGGGATGGGGCCTACCACTGGATTGTCAAGCCCAAGACCGTCCGATACAACTTCAAGACACACACCCGCGTCCCCAAGCTCGG TGTGATGCTCGTGGGATGGGGCGGGAACAACGGATCCACCCTCACCGCCGGAGTTATTGCCAACAGAGA GGGGATCTCTTGGGCAACCAAGGACAAAGTGCAGCAGGCCAACTATTTTGGATCCCTGACTCAGGCCTCCACCATCAGGGTTGGCTCCTTCAATGGCGAGGAGATCTATGCCCCCTTCAAAAGCCTGCTTCCTATG GTTAATCCAGATGATATAGTGTTTGGGGGATGGGATATAAGCAACATGAACCTGGCAGATGCCATGGCCAGGGCCATGGTGCTGGATATAGACCTCCAGAAACAGCTCAGGCCATACATGGAGGCCATGGTGCCCTTGCCTGGGATATTCGACCCTGACTTTGTTGCCGCAAATCAGAGTGGCCGTGCCAACAGTGTGATCAAAGGCACCAAGAAGGAGCAGGTCCAACGGATCATCAAGGACATAAG GGAGTTTAAGGAGAAGACCAAGACGGATAAGGTCGTTGTGCTGTGGACTGCAAACACGGAAAGGTACAGCGATGTAATTGTGGGGCTCAATGATACTATGGAGAATCTCATGGCTTCACTGGAGAAGAATGAAGCTGAGATATCTCCATCTACATTGTATGGGATAGCTTGTGTGCTGGAGAATGTCCCTTTTATCAATGGGAGTCCTCAAAACACCTTTGTGCCGG GGCTCATTGAAATGGCTATTCAAAGGAACACTCTTATAGGTGGAGATGACTTCAAGAGCGGGCAGACCAAAATGAAGTCTGTCTTGGTTGATTTTCTGGTGGGAGCAGGAATCAAG CCAACCTCCATTGTTAGCTACAACCATCTAGGAAACAATGATGGGATGAACCTCTCTGCACCACAAACTTTCCGATCCAAGGAGATCTCGAAGAGCAATGTTGTTGATGACATGGTCTCGAGTAATGGTATCCTCTATGAGACTGGGGAGCATCCTGACCATGTCATTGTCATCAAG TATGTGCCATATGTTGGGGACAGTaagagggctatggatgaatacaCATCAGAGATATTTATGGGGGGAAAGAGCACCATCGTTCTTCACAACACTTGCGAGGACTCCCTATTGGCTGCACCCATCATATTGGACTTAGTTTTGCTGGCTGAGTTGAGCTCTAGAATTCAGCTTAAATTTGATGGGGAG GACAAGTTCCATTCCTTCCATCCAGTCTCTGCAATCCTGAGTTACCTCACCAAAGCTCCACTT GTTCCTCCAGGCACGCCAGTGGTGAATGCTCTCTCCAAGCAGAGAGCCATGCTGGAGAACATTCTCAGGGCTTGCATCGGCTTGGCTCCCGAGAACAACATGAACCTCGAGTACAAGTGA
- the LOC103991523 gene encoding calmodulin-binding transcription activator 2 isoform X2 — protein sequence MACARKGGSTSQLDIEQILVEARRRWLRPAEICEILQNYRKFRIAPGPPNRPPSGSLFLFDRKVLRYFRKDGHNWRKKKDGKTVKEAHERLKVGSVDMLHCYYAHGEENEKFQRRSYWMLEADLMNIVLVHYREVKDKTSRSLTRDVEEVVQDTQMDNPIVEEVVQAMQMDNPITSNSATSQSQLASQSFGVDSPSSAHTSEYEDAELGTSHAYLKPNSLHHIVIKQVPDTTLSLRCGSMMIDE from the exons ATGGCGTGCGCCAGGAAGGGTGGATCGACCTCTCAGTTAG ATATTGAGCAGATACTTGTGGAAGCACGACGTCGATGGCTACGTCCTGCTGAAATTTGTGAAATACTCCAAAACTATAGGAAATTTCGTATTGCACCAGGGCCGCCAAATAGACCTCCTA GTGGGTCTTTGTTTCTTTTTGATAGAAAGGTGTTAAGGTACTTCAGGAAGGATGGGCATAACTGGAGAAAGAAAAAGGATGGGAAGACTGTAAAAGAAGCTCATGAGAGGCTAAAA GTTGGAAGTGTTGATATGCTTCATTGTTACTATGCTCATGGTGAAGAGAATGAAAAATTTCAAAGACGAAGTTATTGGATGTTGGAAGC GGACCTCATGAACATTGTTCTTGTACATTATCGTGAAGTCAAG GATAAAACAAGTCGAAGCCTTACTAGAGACGTTGAAGAAGTTGTGCAAGATACTCAAATGGATAATCCTATCGTTGAAGAAGTTGTGCAAGCTATGCAAATGGATAATCCTATCACTTCTAATTCTGCCACAAGCCAGAGTCAGCTGGCTTCACAATCTTTTGGCGTTGATAGCCCCAGTAGTGCACACACTTCAGAATATGAAGATGCTGAATTGGGTACATCTCATG CATATCTAAAGCCAAATTCATTGCACCACATAGTTATCAAACAAGTTCCAGATACCACACTTTCATTGAGATGTGGCAGTATGATGATCGATGAATGA
- the LOC135628201 gene encoding protein CURLY FLAG LEAF 1-like yields the protein MVSLQAALSPEDRKACPDLENSLCKKRKCRDAEASEDDWFVKEAKFVKAEEDDIRLNLDAPLPLEWQRCLDLKSGEIHFYNTRTHRRTSRDPRLNSEPPSSPLSLDLELNLACEPPRSHIDGGGREEERRKQDNSGGKACSLSWVSLDAGPEEMMATVCMRCHMLVMMNKATLSCPNCKFIHPPDHGSSTSIKPGFKLLCCKD from the exons ATGGTGTCCTTGCAAGCAGCCCTTTCTCCGGAGGACAGGAAGGCATGCCCCGACCTCGAGAATTCCCTTTGTAAGAAAAGGAAGTGCAGAGATGCAGAAGCGAGCGAAGATGATTGGTTTGTGAAGGAGGCCAAGTTTGTGAAAGCTGAGGAGGACGACATCCGGCTTAATCTCGACGCCCCCTTGCCTTTGGAATGGCAGCGCTGCCTCGATCTCAAG TCGGGGGAGATTCACTTCTACAACACCAGAACGCACAGGAGGACCTCTAGGGACCCCAGGCTCAACTCGGAACCACCGAGCTCGCCGCTAAGCCTGGACCTCGAGCTCAACCTCGCATGCGAGCCACCGAGAAGCCAcatcgatggaggaggaagagaggaggagcGGAGGAAGCAAGACAATTCCGGTGGCAAAGCGTGCTCCTTGTCGTGGGTGTCCCTCGACGCCGGCCCCGAAGAGATGATGGCCACGGTCTGCATGCGTTGCCACATGCTGGTGATGATGAACAAGGCGACCTTATCATGTCCAAACTGCAAGTTCATTCACCCGCCGGATCACGGCTCCTCGACGTCGATCAAGCCAGGATTCAAGCTTTTGTGTTGCAAGGATTAG
- the LOC103991474 gene encoding small ribosomal subunit protein uS9-like translates to MAAATVESVQCFGRKKTAVAVAHCKRGRGLIKVNGVPIELVKPEILRLKAFEPVLLLGRQRFMGVDLRIRVRGGGKTSQIYAIRQSIAKAIVAFNQKYVDEQSKKEIKDILVRYDRTLLVADPRRCEPKKFGGRGARARFQKSYR, encoded by the coding sequence ATGGCTGCGGCGACGGTGGAATCGGTGCAGTGCTTCGGGCGGAAGAAGACGGCGGTAGCGGTGGCGCACTGCAAGCGCGGGCGCGGGCTGATCAAGGTGAATGGGGTGCCTATCGAGCTGGTGAAGCCGGAGATCCTCCGCCTCAAGGCCTTCGAGCCCGTCCTCCTTCTCGGGCGGCAGCGCTTCATGGGTGTCGACCTCCGCATCCGCGTGCGCGGTGGTGGCAAGACCTCCCAGATATACGCCATCCGCCAGAGCATCGCCAAGGCTATCGTAGCTTTCAATCAGAAGTACGTTGATGAGCAGTCCAAGAAGGAGATCAAAGACATCCTTGTCCGCTATGACCGTACACTCCTCGTTGCCGATCCCCGCCGCTGCGAGCCCAAGAAGTTCGGTGGCCGGGGCGCTCGTGCCCGCTTCCAGAAGTCTTACCGTTAG
- the LOC135628509 gene encoding pollen-specific protein C13-like: MANHLISAVTAVLAVACVLPSLSVAARNVAGGKQGFVVQGRVFCDTCRAGFETPVSTYTKGAKVRIECRSKATGAKTCNFEGTTDHTGTYNILVADEHEHEICESMLVSSPESRCKTPLQGRERARVFLSHNNGIASNTRYANSLGFQTDTPLSVCAELLKTYEQYEV; the protein is encoded by the exons ATGGCCAACCATCTAATCTCGGCGGTCACGGCCGTACTGGCGGTGGCGTGCGTCCTCCCGTCGCTCTCTGTCGCCGCGCGCAACGTCGCCGGCGGTAAGCAAGGGTTCGTCGTCCAGGGCCGCGTCTTCTGCGACACCTGCCGCGCTGGGTTTGAGACGCCAGTGTCGACCTACACAAAAG GTGCAAAGGTGAGGATCGAGTGTCGATCCAAAGCCACTGGTGCCAAGACATGCAATTTCGAGGGCACGACTGACCACACAGGTACCTATAACATTCTAGTGGCAGACGAGCATGAACACGAGATCTGCGAATCTATGCTTGTTAGCAGTCCAGAAAGTAGATGCAAGACCCCACTCCAGGGTCGTGAGAGGGCTCGTGTGTTCCTCAGCCACAACAATGGCATTGCCTCCAACACCAGATATGCAAACTCGCTGGGATTCCAGACGGATACTCCCTTGTCGGTCTGCGCTGAGCTGCTCAAGACCTATGAACAATATGAAGTTTAA
- the LOC135628508 gene encoding NDR1/HIN1-like protein 13 yields MVERVPPCTPPSPEPQPAPSALLDTVPVPADPNPGPDPDPNPSRRLGTYVVRVPKDQVYRVPPPENAKLAERYRNQNRSRRRGSPCLSCLKCILGDAFLVLLLIVAVTVIFFVVVRPGAPTFTVQRLFVKSPRSTTGAHPKPEYDLTMSVRNPSRGMGFSYEAGGRAVINHGTVEIAAGTTPVFVQRHGNTTSIRLVLRGSNALLPKEIGRNPSRGMGFSYEAGGRAVINHGTVEIAAGTTPVFVQRHGNTTSIRLVLRGSNALLPKEIGRSMKGSKNAVDISLMAKLTVSPRVGVLEMWAKSMDVTCDVQVIGMVKQAQISSQHCNTKL; encoded by the coding sequence ATGGTGGAGCGGGTGCCGCCCTGCACACCGCCCTCGCCGGAGCCTCAGCCAGCCCCCAGTGCTCTCCTTGACACTGTCCCCGTGCCGGCCGATCCTAATCCcggtcccgatcccgatcccaatCCCTCGCGTCGCCTTGGCACCTACGTCGTCCGAGTGCCCAAGGACCAAGTCTACCGCGTTCCTCCGCCCGAGAACGCCAAACTAGCGGAGCGGTACCGCAACCAAAACAGGAGCCGGCGGCGGGGGAGCCCCTGCCTTTCCTGCCTGAAATGCATCCTCGGTGACGCCTTCCTCGTCTTATTACTCATCGTGGCTGTCACCGTCATATTCTTCGTCGTGGTAAGGCCTGGGGCTCCGACGTTCACAGTCCAGCGTCTCTTCGTCAAAAGCCCCCGCAGCACCACGGGAGCGCACCCGAAGCCGGAGTATGATCTCACGATGAGCGTCAGGAATCCAAGTCGCGGGATGGGTTTCTCCTACGAGGCCGGAGGGAGGGCGGTCATCAACCACGGCACCGTGGAAATCGCGGCGGGAACGACGCCGGTGTTCGTCCAACGCCACGGCAACACGACCTCCATTCGGCTGGTTCTTCGTGGCTCCAATGCCTTGCTGCCGAAAGAGATCGGCAGGAATCCAAGTCGCGGGATGGGTTTCTCCTACGAGGCCGGAGGGAGGGCGGTCATCAACCACGGCACCGTGGAAATCGCGGCGGGAACGACGCCGGTGTTCGTCCAACGCCACGGCAACACGACCTCCATTCGGCTGGTTCTTCGTGGCTCCAATGCCTTGCTGCCGAAAGAGATCGGCAGGAGCATGAAGGGCTCGAAGAACGCCGTTGACATTAGTCTTATGGCTAAGCTCACGGTGAGCCCGAGGGTTGGGGTATTGGAGATGTGGGCTAAGAGCATGGACGTAACTTGCGATGTTCAAGTCATTGGAATGGTGAAGCAGGCACAGATCTCCTCACAGCACTGCAACACAAAGCTTTAA
- the LOC103991523 gene encoding calmodulin-binding transcription activator 2 isoform X3, giving the protein MACARKGGSTSQLDIEQILVEARRRWLRPAEICEILQNYRKFRIAPGPPNRPPSGSLFLFDRKVLRYFRKDGHNWRKKKDGKTVKEAHERLKVGSVDMLHCYYAHGEENEKFQRRSYWMLEADLMNIVLVHYREVKLQDKTSRSLTRDVEEVVQDTQMDNPIVEEVVQAMQMDNPITSNSATSQSQLASQSFGVDSPSSAHTSEYEDAELAYLKPNSLHHIVIKQVPDTTLSLRCGSMMIDE; this is encoded by the exons ATGGCGTGCGCCAGGAAGGGTGGATCGACCTCTCAGTTAG ATATTGAGCAGATACTTGTGGAAGCACGACGTCGATGGCTACGTCCTGCTGAAATTTGTGAAATACTCCAAAACTATAGGAAATTTCGTATTGCACCAGGGCCGCCAAATAGACCTCCTA GTGGGTCTTTGTTTCTTTTTGATAGAAAGGTGTTAAGGTACTTCAGGAAGGATGGGCATAACTGGAGAAAGAAAAAGGATGGGAAGACTGTAAAAGAAGCTCATGAGAGGCTAAAA GTTGGAAGTGTTGATATGCTTCATTGTTACTATGCTCATGGTGAAGAGAATGAAAAATTTCAAAGACGAAGTTATTGGATGTTGGAAGC GGACCTCATGAACATTGTTCTTGTACATTATCGTGAAGTCAAG CTTCAGGATAAAACAAGTCGAAGCCTTACTAGAGACGTTGAAGAAGTTGTGCAAGATACTCAAATGGATAATCCTATCGTTGAAGAAGTTGTGCAAGCTATGCAAATGGATAATCCTATCACTTCTAATTCTGCCACAAGCCAGAGTCAGCTGGCTTCACAATCTTTTGGCGTTGATAGCCCCAGTAGTGCACACACTTCAGAATATGAAGATGCTGAATTGG CATATCTAAAGCCAAATTCATTGCACCACATAGTTATCAAACAAGTTCCAGATACCACACTTTCATTGAGATGTGGCAGTATGATGATCGATGAATGA
- the LOC103991523 gene encoding calmodulin-binding transcription activator 2 isoform X1, whose protein sequence is MACARKGGSTSQLDIEQILVEARRRWLRPAEICEILQNYRKFRIAPGPPNRPPSGSLFLFDRKVLRYFRKDGHNWRKKKDGKTVKEAHERLKVGSVDMLHCYYAHGEENEKFQRRSYWMLEADLMNIVLVHYREVKLQDKTSRSLTRDVEEVVQDTQMDNPIVEEVVQAMQMDNPITSNSATSQSQLASQSFGVDSPSSAHTSEYEDAELGTSHAYLKPNSLHHIVIKQVPDTTLSLRCGSMMIDE, encoded by the exons ATGGCGTGCGCCAGGAAGGGTGGATCGACCTCTCAGTTAG ATATTGAGCAGATACTTGTGGAAGCACGACGTCGATGGCTACGTCCTGCTGAAATTTGTGAAATACTCCAAAACTATAGGAAATTTCGTATTGCACCAGGGCCGCCAAATAGACCTCCTA GTGGGTCTTTGTTTCTTTTTGATAGAAAGGTGTTAAGGTACTTCAGGAAGGATGGGCATAACTGGAGAAAGAAAAAGGATGGGAAGACTGTAAAAGAAGCTCATGAGAGGCTAAAA GTTGGAAGTGTTGATATGCTTCATTGTTACTATGCTCATGGTGAAGAGAATGAAAAATTTCAAAGACGAAGTTATTGGATGTTGGAAGC GGACCTCATGAACATTGTTCTTGTACATTATCGTGAAGTCAAG CTTCAGGATAAAACAAGTCGAAGCCTTACTAGAGACGTTGAAGAAGTTGTGCAAGATACTCAAATGGATAATCCTATCGTTGAAGAAGTTGTGCAAGCTATGCAAATGGATAATCCTATCACTTCTAATTCTGCCACAAGCCAGAGTCAGCTGGCTTCACAATCTTTTGGCGTTGATAGCCCCAGTAGTGCACACACTTCAGAATATGAAGATGCTGAATTGGGTACATCTCATG CATATCTAAAGCCAAATTCATTGCACCACATAGTTATCAAACAAGTTCCAGATACCACACTTTCATTGAGATGTGGCAGTATGATGATCGATGAATGA